Proteins encoded in a region of the Xiphophorus hellerii strain 12219 unplaced genomic scaffold, Xiphophorus_hellerii-4.1 PGA_scaffold_64__1_contigs__length_250000, whole genome shotgun sequence genome:
- the LOC116716533 gene encoding CXXC-type zinc finger protein 5-like, whose protein sequence is MSSGLSEEPQTEDLERSSCKQDSPVIERRNRSGIISEPLSKSLKNSRTLSQYTAVSSATTNGHTDNSSTKSHSAKHQPPPAPQATVSTLTAAKLDRTLEQVLEGQNGLLHFAQAAALLKRAGMEHMLLPGGMGVGVGGGDAGSGASDLEGTSVTDAVGGPVDFPYGVGSGFPFNPGLFIMTPAGVFLADSALHMAGLTEYPAQSELASAINSGKKKRKRCGMCPPCRRRINCEQCSSCRNRKQATRSASFANVRS, encoded by the coding sequence ATGTCTAGTGGGCTGTCGGAGGAACCCCAAACAGAGGACCTGGAGCGGAGTAGCTGCAAACAGGACTCTCCTGTCATAGAGCGCAGGAATCGGAGTGGCATCATCAGCGAGCCCCTCAGCAAGAGCCTTAAGAACTCGCGTACCCTATCTCAATATACAGCGGTCTCCTCTGCCACCACCAATGGACACACGGACAATAGCTCAACGAAGAGCCACTCGGCCAAACATCAACCGCCCCCAGCTCCCCAAGCCACTGTCTCCACACTAACAGCAGCCAAGTTGGACAGAACCTTAGAACAGGTTCTGGAGGGACAAAATGGCCTGCTGCACTTTGCCCAGGCAGCAGCGCTGCTAAAGCGAGCCGGTATGGAGCACATGCTCTTGCCTGGGGGCATGGGAGTGGGAGTTGGCGGCGGAGACGCAGGCTCGGGGGCTAGCGACTTGGAGGGTACGTCTGTCACGGACGCCGTAGGTGGTCCCGTTGACTTCCCATATGGAGTAGGGAGCGGCTTCCCCTTCAATCCGGGCCTTTTCATCATGACACCGGCTGGAGTCTTTCTGGCGGACAGCGCGCTTCACATGGCTGGCTTGACCGAATACCCGGCACAGAGCGAGCTGGCCTCTGCTATCAACTCCGGCAAAAAGAAACGGAAACGCTGCGGCATGTGTCCGCCTTGCCGACGGCGGATTAACTGCGAGCAGTGCAGCAGCTGCCGGAACAGAAAACAGGCCACCAGATCTGCAAGTTTCGCAAATGTGAGGAGCTGA